In Portunus trituberculatus isolate SZX2019 chromosome 28, ASM1759143v1, whole genome shotgun sequence, the genomic stretch CAAATTTACGGTGGTGGGAAATCCGAGTCACCGAACAGGAAGGGCGGGTAGGCTGGCCAGTTGTCGGGAAGGTTGAAATACTCATACTCGGACGCTGGTGGACTCTCCTTTTTGGCGGCAGCGGGGGGTGGAGAGGGGGACTTCTCTGGACTCCTTGCCTGGATGTcgatcggaggaggaggaggcggggaggCTGGGGCTGCCTCGGCTTTGTCCTCTGTGGTAGTGGGAGGCTGTGCGGGCTGCTGTGGTTCTGGCGAGGGATCGCGGTGAATGATATCGAAGGGCGGATCGGGAGGGGGGCTTTTCTTTCGTACTTCTCCAGGAGACTCTGGTGGTGGACTCTCCTGGATGACGTCGAGTGGAGGCAACTTGCAGTGGCGACCGTAAATCTCGTTTCTGGAGATTATTTGGGGTGGTGGTACGTCTGGCCTTTCGCCTTGGGGTGGCAGGTTAGTAGGCTTGGGCTTGAGCGGAGGTGGACTTGTTGGGGGACTGTCTGTGTCAAAGAACTTGGGGATGGGTGGTGGAGTTGGTGGCGCGTCCTCCTCGTCAAAGAATTCTGGGATAGGGGGCGGCGTGGGAGCTACAGCGTCGGCGGCTGCAGTCTGCGAGGGTGTGGCTGATGCGGTGGCCGATGAGGGCGCGGCGGGGGACTGGGAATCGTTTTGACGggacagaggagaggaggctgAAGGGGAGGCGCGAGGCTCCTGAACATCGGCAGTCTTGCCCAGCAGAGTGAGAGAGCGCTGCGATGGCTCTGACAGATCAGAGTCCTGCAGGTCGTAGTGCGTCGGGGAGTCTGAGGAGTCCACGTCCGGGAAGTGGGGCAGTGGCGGCGAGGGGGATGATGTGTCGCCGAGGAAGGTGAGGGCTGTGTcgggctgctgctgttgctgctgctgatcgcTGCTCGGGGCTTCGATCACCTGGGTGCTGTTTAGAGACAACGTGGTCAGAGGAAGCATAGTGGCAGGAGCAGCTGAGGTGGGATGGAGGCCGCCCAGAGTGGAGTAGCGGCTCTCGTACTGCAGCCTGgccggggagagagtgagggctGCCTCCTGTCCCAGCGACGAGGAAGAGTAGCGTCGGCTGGCGGGCGTTGGGGACACGATGGAACCCGCCGGGGAAGAGGCTGACGAGTGTTGCTGCTGCAGGTCGTTAATGCACACCCAACGACACTCCGGTGGCGGCGAGGGTGACCGCTGACGGGCAGCTGATGGCAATAAAGTGTTGACGAGGGGTGGCTTTGGAGAGGATGGGGATCTgccggtgatggtggtggagaccGCGGTGTTTGGGGCAAGTGTAGGCGAGGCATTACAGCGGAAGTCCAGCgggggtgaaggagagggatgatACTGAATGCTGACTGGTGACGGTGGCGGCGGCGCGTCGCCTTTTCCTGCTTGGGTGAGCGGCGTCAGCACGTCCCGACGGCGGCACTCAGAGAGCGGCAGCGTGGATGCCTCGTGACGGAAGTCTGGTGGCGGGGAGGGCGAGGCCTCGTGCTTGAAGTTTGGCGGTGGGGAGGGGGAGACTTCGTGCAGGAATGCGTGTGAAGGGGAGGATGAAGTGCTTGGACTGCTTGGAGGCGCCGGGAAGCAACTCGGCCACTCAATCTCGTCCAGCGGCTTGTAGGACTCGCCGAGAACCTTTTCACTGAGAGAGCTGCGCgtgtcctctgcctcctcctcgtcctcgtccagGTGACTCACCTTGGTAACGCTCCAGGTGGGACTGTTGGCCTTGTCCGAGGCAAGGCTCAGCGATGGCTTGCGATCCTCATCCCGCGCCTGcagttcctctttctccctccggGGACTGAGTAGCGGTGGCGGGCTGTGTGTGCCGTTGGAGAGTCGCACCCCAGGATTGTGTGCACCATTGGGCAGCCGCAGAACTGGCAGGCGCCGCACACCATTGTGTTGACAAGAACTGCTGTTCCTTGTGCTGCGGCCAAAGCCGAGACGACTACCAACGCCTTGCGATGCAGTGTTGGGGGAGGAATTCCAACCGTTGATGAGAGAAGCAAGTCTACCTAAAAGTGTGGCCAGCCCCGGGGGAGTGTCTTCACCCCGGGGGGCGTATTGTCAGACGGTTGTTTCAAAGTCTACGTCGATGCAGTCTGGGTAGTCTGGGGGCTCGGGGGGTGACTCGTGGTGTCCTGGCGTGAGCACCTCCGCGCTACAAGCGGTGCTGGAGTTGCGCTCCTGACGGGCTTTCCACAGTGACCAGCCCCACCAGCCAGACAGCACTGAGATGCAGCCGACAGCCAGGCCGAACGTTAGCCACAGCCACGGCGAGAGTGCCATAAGGCAAGTTACCACGGCCTCATCGGCTCCAGAGGGACAGTGCCATGTACCGTCGCAGAAGAGCGATGCACTTATGCATGCGTGCACAGCGGGACATTCAGTTGCACAGCGAGTGGCCAGCCAGCGCGGGGCAACCTCCACCCAGCGCACGTCCACCGCGCTGTGCTGCTGTGGGGATGCGGGGCCTGAGAGGTAGGCTGGGCGgctcagcagcaccaccaccagggagCGAGCCGCCTCACTCAGGTAGTCCAGCGAGAGTGGCTCATTGAAACCTTCCGAAAACACGTGCACTGTCTCGGCAGCTCCAGGCGACACGCACACGGCGCTTAGTGGACGTGGGTTGCCCGGCTGGTAAACGTGCAGCTCTGAGCTCTGGCAGTCTGAGGGTCCCACAGTGTCGTCCGCGGCCACGAGGTGACCATGTGCCGCCCCTTGCAGGCCTCCTCTGATGGCCTTCCCAGGAACAGACACCAAAAGGAATCGACTTGGAGTGGGCTGGAGGAGCCACGGGTGGCCGCGACATGGTCCCGGGGGTGGGCGCAGCGCCAGGCTTAGGGTACCCGCCTCCCCCGCCACCACCCGTTCTTCTTCGCACGCTTCGATCTCCACGAACTCATATTCCAGCTCAAAGCTGAAGTGAGAGAAGTCATCGAACACGTCCATGCCGACTACGGTGAAGGTGATAGTGAGGGAGGCGGAGTAGGAGAGCAGAGTGGCCGGCAAATAGTTCCCGTGGCAGATGCACGCCTGTGGCAGCTCCACACCTGGCCACGGCCACTCAGACACCTCGAGGCGCGCCCCACGGCCTTCCAGAGCGTTGGGTCTGCCGCAGGCTTGTAGAGGTGTTTCCCTCCCTGGGCATGATGAATTATGCGCGTAAAAGTATATGAAGGTGATCCTGACGGCCTCGTTAGGGCGCCCCTGCAGTGTGTATTGGCAGCGTAGCTTGGTGGCGCCAAACTTCCCGTAGAGCAAGTTGTTGGCGGGTGACGCCAGCAGACCTTTCTTGCTTCGATCACTGCTTATGTGTCGATCACAAGGCTCCGGCCTGTTGAGGGCAGCCGCGCGGGGTCCTGCGTACACGAACTCGTAGTGGAGCCTGAATTCAAGTCCAGCCACTGTGGATGGCAAGTGGTAATGGATGGTGAGTGTGGCGTGGGAGGCAGAGGTGAGGTAGCTCTCCTGACCTCCACATGGCCTCGTCCTATTTCGGCCTGGTCCCAGCTGTTCTCGGTGGCAAACACGCACGCCCAGCAGACCGCATGTGTTCTCTAGCACCTCGCCGTCGCCATCTGCGCCCTCCACTAACTTTACTTCAGTGCGGCAGTGCGGTTTGTCCCTGGAAGGAGGCTGCGTGTAGGTAGACTTGAGGCGGGTGAAGTACAGCCAAATCACCTCGTCAGGCTTGCCTCGGAACTTGTATTCGCATTTACTGTCACGAGGCAGAGAGTGAGCCACGTTCTCAAAGTGGCCGCGGGACGCCTCGAAGCTGGAGATGATGAACTCACACTTCTGGTCAGCGTACAAGAAGGAGTTTTTGGGCACAAAGGCCACGCCCACGTCCAGCTCAAACCCAGGGTGAGTCCCTTCCGAGGAGTCGAAGTACAAATTGTCAAAAGGTGAAGTCTGGAAGACAAGCATCAGCTCGGGACCGCTGGCTGTGATGCGCGGCACCCGCCCTCCGCCACAGAAACGCATCAGCAGCCGCCGACTCTCGCCCTGGATCTCATACACGCTGAGAGTGTCGCCCACCACGTCGCAGTCTCCGTCTAGCCACAGGTGGAGATTTCCGTCACAGGCGGCgtctgtgtgtttgatgtgaaCGCGTCCACGCTGCGGCTGGTCCACGCTGACCAGTGCATGGCGGCCGTGCGGCACCGTGGCCTGGCGGATCACGTACTGGCACGTCACGTTGCGCGGGTACAGGCCGGGGTAGTTCGGGGACTGTACTCGGCACTTGCGACGGTCACATGAATCAAATATCTTATCGCACACGGTGCCGGGCCGCGACACTCCCAGGTACTTGGCGCTGTTCCAGGGACCGTAGCGCACGATGGACTCCGCGCCGAGCAGGAACTTGTACAGTAGGCGAAGACGCACTTTTTTCTCCCCAACCGTGTCTGCCTCTGGCGCGGGGACCTTaatggtgacggtgacggtgctGGTCTCACTGTAATACACATTGTGTTCACCGCTAGCGCCACACCAGAAGCCGCCCACGTGTGGTCGGTGCGCCTCGTTAACGGTCATGTGACCCTTGGGACAGCCGCACACGTGGTGGGAGCGAAAGGCGCCAAGCTGCAGGTCCCGGAAGTTCAGCTGCACCAAGTCACCGAAAATGTCACCGGCGGCCACGAAGGTCATGTGGCAGGTGAAGGGCGGCCGCAGCGTGGGCGACTCTTGCAGGTCGATCTCGTAGCTCCGGCCGACCTCTCCGTAGTACGTCACATTACAGGCTGCAACATAGAGGCGCCTTGTCAGcacactgtaacacacacacacacacacacacacacacacacacacacacacacacacacacacacacacactacatgcaTCAAGTAAAAACATACAATACATCAttacaaacaggaaaaaaaaagaaacctgaGAAGCACACACGGCAGGAACAGCTAAGACAAACAATGCCACACGCTCTATCAAAAATAAGAATACAGCAACAACGAAAAGACAAGAACTAAAATGAGTAAGAAATTAAACAATAaccaagagatagagagagagagagagagagagagagagagagagagagagagagagagagagagcatctggGACGGTATCAAACATTAACCATCGTGAAAGATCGGCCATTCTCGTCTTCCTGAAGCTAATTGACCCTAAATTcaattatattaatttattttatgccTCTGAACGACCGGGGATTATATGACAGGcctgggagaagagagagagagagagagagagagagagagagagagagagagagagagagagagagagagagagacggaggggagGACAGTAAAAGGATGAAAGTGAGGAGTgattagagaaagtaaaaatagaaaagtaagagagaagaagagaggcagaagaggaaCACTGGGACGAGGAACGAAAGTGAAATGGGTGGAAAGGAAttaagagaaagtggaagaagacTCGTGGAAAAAATTGGACTGGGAATATGCAGAGGAAGACCAGAAATTTATTGGATGaaatgagagtaaaaaaaaaaaatcaatgaagattaccaagaaaaagaaaaagttacaaaatgtgaaggaaagatgaatgaggaaagagaataacaacacaaaatagAAAGGTGGTAAAGTGAATGTGCAAAGAGACTAAGAAGAATGCATAAGAACATAAGTGGGAAGGAgtgaataggaaagagaagaaacgacATCATTAGTAGACACgtggaaagaatagaagggGGAAATGAATAGACAAGGAAATAAGGAATGCACGAGAAGCAAAAGTTGAGATTAAGCGACTAAGGAatgagatgaggagaaggaaaccaGAGTAATGcaaggagggtggaggaaaattaagtaaggagattcaggaaggaaaggaagcgaaAATCAGATAATCCAAGACtcgaaaaaaagataaaaaatgaccAAGTAAACAcgataaaataaaactaaaaatagagaaaaaaaaatcatgtaacaCACACTTTGGGACAAGAGTGAAAGTTTAGGAGcgaaaaatgggaaggaaacgagatggagggaagggagaggagggagtagaggtaggagagggagaggaagggtaagAGGTCCAGGGgtcagagagggaaagagggagagagcaggAGGGCAGACAAGGCTTAGGAAGGCGTAATGTATCCCTCAAGTCTCAGAGTCAAGGTCTGTTGGGGAATCCAGCCAGCAATATTGTGGCGGGAGATGGATGTATGCAAATgacagagcagagagagagagagagagagagagagagagagagagagagagagagagagagagagagacgaagagagagaagacgaatgagaaagaggactctctctctctctctctctctctctctctctctctctctctctccatccccttTACTCCAGCCTCCGTTGAAAAAATGTGAGGTCTGGGCATTGGAGGAAGGGCAGCTCGAGGCCCTGGTGGTAATTACTCTTCCAGGAGATAGATGGCACTGTGACGCTACTTAAAGGGGAAACTTAGATTATCAAGAAGTGAAGCTGGGAAACTATGTATGTTGGAGGGtgatatgtagtgtgtgtgtctgtatgtgtgtgatgtccctttgtgtgtgtatgtgtgtgagtgagggacagagaaagagagagaggatgagagggaaggagagtaggacacgcacatacatacatacatacatacactcaatTTTACTACCGCTTTGAGAACTGAATAACAAAATATTGACCTTATTCCTCCAAGTTCTCAGCGTCCACTCCAATATTTCAACCGCCTGGGAATTTCTAATGCTGATTCGAATTTCTATGCTCAGAATGGGGAGGTAGaatagaataagagagagagagagagagagagagagagagagagagagagagagagagagagagagagagagagagagagtaaggaaggaacgTAAATTTAGGactaatgataaaaaaggagagaaatatagtACTGTTTGTTTAGGGATACAGAAACCATgggatatatgagagagagagagagagagagagagagagagagagagagagagagagagagagagagagagacggcaccTCCATCTTAGGGCTTACACAGAAATTAATGGCTCAACATCACTTTTACCTTCACTACCATCTTGTatacactctttctctctctctctctctctctctctctctctctctctctctctctctctctctctctcgtaacattTTATAGCATGCTTCatctcacaacaacaacaataacaacaacaacaacaaccttatCATTGTCACATTTTATTACATTCCCTTTAGTCGTCATTGCCATAGGGAATTTCATATAAGCACTACAAGAATACTTTCCCCACagcattcctttcctttatacCTGTCACATTCCACCAGGTGACTCGTGTATACCTGTAGGAATGAACTCTTTATGTAACCTCTTGATATGTTTGTGTGGTATGTTCCTGTGTGTTGCCTcttggcctaacctaaccttatgtaatctaatctaatctaacataaCCTGTATGATTTTGTGTTAtggtatattttcttgtttatttatttgttcatttatttatttatttatttatttatttatcagctAACACTGTgtgatctttttctttctccgtgTTATTGCAGTCATTCATCAAGTTTTCCCCACAAGAACGTGCGCGTCTTAATGTGAAATGTGTCTACGAtagctgttgttactactactactactactactactactactactactactactactactactgtcttaCTTTCTAAACCAACCAGTGAACTACAAACTCAAGGTACAAGAACTTCTAACTAATGCAAACTAATAACACTAATCAACACGAAATTACAATGATAAGTACTCCTCCTTCAGGCCAAGACGTATAATGGGCCCGTCAGTTTAAGACCAGAGTTACCAGTAAGGGAGTCCTCTCAAGCGTTATAAGTGTCGCCACAAACAGTTAGGTGCCTCATGTCGGCCAGTGTTACCAGCCACAGCCTCGTATCACTGGCCAACACACCGCGGTACAGCTGTTACTGCTCCCCCACCGCCAGAACGAGACTGTTGCATCGCGCCCACTAACGTCATTATAAGCCATCTCGTTACGTAGACAGCACCgcagcatcaccatcagcatcaccatcaatGTCACCACCAACAGGGACATCCCCACCACTATTTCCATTCGTCACCATTACAGGTTGTTTCTACTGTCATCACGTCTGTCACCATTACCGCTAAAAATCATACTACTGCTTCTTTTGCCGGCACCACTTTAAATGAAGTCTaaatcaccgtcaccaccacgtcACCAGGATAATTATCGTCAATATGCAGTTTAGGATATTAGGATGCCAAAAGCGAAGATTCCTCCTCATTTATCACCGGGGTAAGGATTAATGTGTAGTTTTATGGTTAAAAAATGTAAGGTAGGGTTGGCGAAGACTCCTCAAACAAAGATAGTTAATACGATATCCAGTTTCATATCTAAGGTAAAATATAGATATAAGTTAATATATACGAAAAGTCATCTCCATCCATCACCAATAAGAACAAGGACTTAGGAATACCGTATGCAGTTTCAAAGGTAAAGTATTTAGGATAGCACAGGCGAAGGATTGTCCCCACATACCACCGGTAAGGACAAGGAGAGCTAATGACTATATGCAGTTTCAAATCTATGGTAAAATAAAGATATTGGATAGTAAATACGAAAGGTAATCCCCACCAAAGACAACTAAGGACTACCGTATACAGTTTCAAATCTAAGGTAGAAAATATAGGATAGTAAAGGCGAAGGTTTGTCCCCGCATACCCCCGCCAAGGACAAGGACAGCGGGACTCACGTGTACAGTTTGGCTTCTCGTCGGACTTGTCGCCACAGTCGTCCTTGCCGTTGCACACTCTGTCCTTGGGCACGCAGCGGAGGTTCTCGCAGGTGAACTCGCTGACGGGGCAAGGGCTGTGGGCcgcccccgccaccaccaccaccgcccctgCTGTGAGGAGCGACAACcaggccgccgccaccaccaccaccaccgccgccacactcCCGCCGCCGCCCCTCACCATCACACATCGCAGCACcctgaggaagagaaatgaatggTCACTTAATTAATTAGGAACTTTTCACACAAATTCCTTACGGTCTTTACTTAAAGGCTTAACCAAGGGGACTATTAGCGCCACTCGCGGGATTGAGGGGGTAAGACGGGGGAAAGTAAGGCGGGAGGCTTCATAAAATGCTGCCAGGGGTGTAATATATTATACTCCGcacaaaagaaacactaaaagGGAGAGTAAAGTAAATCATAACACGTCCCTTCATGTGAAATTTtataaaagaagattaaaaagacGTGTCCTTCTAAATAATACACAGTGAAGCTATGAAAAAATTAActagttatatttttttcctcaatttatgcttttttttttatctttctatatctCAACTTTAAGTACAGAATAATGttgccacaaccatcaccaccaccaccatcaccaccaccaccgaccatGTTTATCCTTTAACATCGTAATCATCATCACCTGCAATGCTCTTCAGGTGAGGCTGGGGCTGCGCGTGTACCTCACCTGAGATCCCCAAGGTGTTTATAGGTAATTAAGTGTGTTTCCTGTTTGCAGGTGAGTGCGTGAGGGAGAGGGTCGAGCAACAgcggcaacaacaacattatatCTTTAgtgagtgttgtttgtgttattctcatttttttcttgtgtgtatgtgtctgtctgtgtgtgtgtgtgtgtgtgtgtgtgaattctgtctttatttttccctgtttgttttcgtcatccttattttttttaaggatttttgtTTTTGCGTGGTATTTTTATTGGTTTGTGAATTCATGTTGATATTCTGTGGTCTTGTTTTTCAgtctatatatttccttttctttgattcttattgagttatttttcctattcacttttatattttcttattacttttttggTTCCCTTTGTGTTacagtcttttctttattttctacacccatatatttctttttttttattatttaatgcttttttctaattcagttttatattttcttgtttgttttggtatttctttttgtgttacagtcttttctttattttctacaactatatatatatatttttttttattatttattgctttttcctaattcagttttatattttcttgtttgtttaggtattttttttttgtgttagtcTGCCATGTCTGCTTGTGTATTTACATTGCTTGTGTGAAGTTCAGTGTATATTTACTTTAATTTCGTTGtggattttcaatttttttcttttgtactttTATTCCCAAGTTTATTTACACAtttctgaccttttttttttttcttgagtttaCAAATATTTTACACACTTTCGAAAACCTTCTTCCCGCGTTATTAATTGTCATGTTTATCTCCTGCCTTtccgtccttctctccttccttccctccttccttcattcgtccATCCATCACCCGGGCAGTGCAGTCCCTCCATCTCTGCCTCGCTCCCTCAGACCCCACACCCAACCCTGGCTgagatttcctttcttcctccattcccttcatccttccctgcctgcttcggCTCCACcctttctccatccttttctatcttttatttttcttctttgaacttttctttccttcgttactttcatcacttcttccttacatcctttcattttctttttactttggtttttgttctactttttttcagctacatgtttcctttccctttccctttttttccttttcctttttttcatctcttcttcccactTTCCATTCAGATTTTATCCTCATTGAATTTATGTTGaagtatttttctcatttttactttcttttatctctcttctcatccttcccaGTCATATTTTCCTCCTGGTTTACCGTTACTAGTTCtcaatctcttttctttccttccataagTGCGTTTCTTCATTATCCTCGCCCtgatatatatttcttccttattttattattttttccgtatttccttttctttccattcctgctttcacttctttcttccttccagttattttttttttccttattctgtcttttttttatttcttcccacGTTCTttaacttctctcctctcttgtcttaattttctctctctgttttcttctaatcttcatcattttctttccattccaaATTTCCGTCACACTTTAatccttcgttctttcttcttacattcatttatttttctttattattccttcccttttactttatatttttacacCTTTTCCACTTGCATTTATTccctttatattccttctctccatcacaacacctttttcctttttcctccctgtagTACTtaaatttatccatttttcccattattctttccttcctgcgttatatttttcccccctgtgtccttccctctctctccactcatcaCTCTCCTATCCGTCATTCTTGCAATCGGGCGTGTCACTCTCCCCTCGTCGCCTCCGAACGCCGCGTGGCTAAGCgtcgaatgaaaaaaaaggttgtaAAAAGAGGAGGTGTTATTACCGAAGTTGTGCAGCCCAAGTTATAATTAATGACACGAAGACCAGCGCCGGACCGAGAGGAGAaacggaggagggaggagagaaaagggaagaggaggaggagcaggagttggaggaggtagtggtggtgggtaagggggaaggagaggctgCCACGAAGTGATTAGAGACAGACGGAggagcgaagaaaaaaaatacataaaatttcGTGTTGCGTGTCGACTGCATTAATTTGAGTTTCTTTTCATGGAATCTGGTGTATGCTTTTCACCTGAatgactgccaccaccaccaccaccaccaccaccatcaccactactactactactgctaatactactacttctactacagccatcaccactactTTACCATAAGACACATGACAGGTAGATTCCAAGACAAAAAATGAGTGTAggtaaaaacaacaagaacgtATGGGGGAAGAAAAACGCTCTGGTGTCATCTGTCTTttgggaaataaaaaagaaaacttaaggtGGAACTTCTAACCGTCCAACATGTCCATTTTAGTTCCAGGCTTTCTACAACAAGCAGGAGATAAAGGAATGAATTTTAAAGCACATTTTGGTGACAAGACGAAAATGAATAatagtaccaccatcaccaccactgctgctggactactactactactactttt encodes the following:
- the LOC123510165 gene encoding uncharacterized protein LOC123510165 — protein: MVRGGGGSVAAVVVVVAAAWLSLLTAGAVVVVAGAAHSPCPVSEFTCENLRCVPKDRVCNGKDDCGDKSDEKPNCTPCNVTYYGEVGRSYEIDLQESPTLRPPFTCHMTFVAAGDIFGDLVQLNFRDLQLGAFRSHHVCGCPKGHMTVNEAHRPHVGGFWCGASGEHNVYYSETSTVTVTIKVPAPEADTVGEKKVRLRLLYKFLLGAESIVRYGPWNSAKYLGVSRPGTVCDKIFDSCDRRKCRVQSPNYPGLYPRNVTCQYVIRQATVPHGRHALVSVDQPQRGRVHIKHTDAACDGNLHLWLDGDCDVVGDTLSVYEIQGESRRLLMRFCGGGRVPRITASGPELMLVFQTSPFDNLYFDSSEGTHPGFELDVGVAFVPKNSFLYADQKCEFIISSFEASRGHFENVAHSLPRDSKCEYKFRGKPDEVIWLYFTRLKSTYTQPPSRDKPHCRTEVKLVEGADGDGEVLENTCGLLGVRVCHREQLGPGRNRTRPCGGQESYLTSASHATLTIHYHLPSTVAGLEFRLHYEFVYAGPRAAALNRPEPCDRHISSDRSKKGLLASPANNLLYGKFGATKLRCQYTLQGRPNEAVRITFIYFYAHNSSCPGRETPLQACGRPNALEGRGARLEVSEWPWPGVELPQACICHGNYLPATLLSYSASLTITFTVVGMDVFDDFSHFSFELEYEFVEIEACEEERVVAGEAGTLSLALRPPPGPCRGHPWLLQPTPSRFLLVSVPGKAIRGGLQGAAHGHLVAADDTVGPSDCQSSELHVYQPGNPRPLSAVCVSPGAAETVHVFSEGFNEPLSLDYLSEAARSLVVVLLSRPAYLSGPASPQQHSAVDVRWVEVAPRWLATRCATECPAVHACISASLFCDGTWHCPSGADEAVVTCLMALSPWLWLTFGLAVGCISVLSGWWGWSLWKARQERNSSTACSAEVLTPGHHESPPEPPDYPDCIDVDFETTV
- the LOC123510340 gene encoding leucine-rich repeat extensin-like protein 5; translation: MVCGACQFCGCPMVHTILGPRREKEELQARDEDRKPSLSLASDKANSPTWSVTKVSHLDEDEEEAEDTRSSLSEKVLGESYKPLDEIEWPSCFPAPPSSPSTSSSPSHAFLHEVSPSPPPNFKHEASPSPPPDFRHEASTLPLSECRRRDVLTPLTQAGKGDAPPPPSPVSIQYHPSPSPPLDFRCNASPTLAPNTAVSTTITGRSPSSPKPPLVNTLLPSAARQRSPSPPPECRWVCINDLQQQHSSASSPAGSIVSPTPASRRYSSSSLGQEAALTLSPARLQYESRYSTLGGLHPTSAAPATMLPLTTLSLNSTQVIEAPSSDQQQQQQQPDTALTFLGDTSSPSPPLPHFPDVDSSDSPTHYDLQDSDLSEPSQRSLTLLGKTADVQEPRASPSASSPLSRQNDSQSPAAPSSATASATPSQTAAADAVAPTPPPIPEFFDEEDAPPTPPPIPKFFDTDSPPTSPPPLKPKPTNLPPQGERPDVPPPQIISRNEIYGRHCKLPPLDVIQESPPPESPGEVRKKSPPPDPPFDIIHRDPSPEPQQPAQPPTTTEDKAEAAPASPPPPPPIDIQARSPEKSPSPPPAAAKKESPPASEYEYFNLPDNWPAYPPFLFGSDHNRQDLKQLPPPRPSPPLGAPQQLLTDFITQLLFLSSHGCVAKEWRLSGGARAAHIHTWSGFHCPDHEKWNIYDGQNVLAHITNSAELHWTLTAV